CAATGATCCAAAACAAAATGCAGCTGCGATCGGAATGCTGATATATTTCGCATATTTCGTACTCAGAGGCTCTTTAGAAGACCCGGAACAAAAAGCCAAGATTGGGGCAGTATACAACATATTCGCATTTAGCATTCTTATACCCTTGCTTTTTGTCTTGCCTCGATTGACAGATTCTCTTCATCCTGGAAATGGAGGAAACCCTGGGTTCAATGCTTATGATCTTGACAGCAAATTAAGAATGGTTTTTTACCCGTCAGTGATCGCGTGGACTTTACTTGGTGTCTGGATGGCATCACTTAAAGCTCGAATTTCTATTATGAATGAAAAAGTTGAGGATTTGACTATAGAATAAGCTCTATTATGAAAAAATATTTAATGATTATCGCATTCGCGTTAACTTTTGTCACTGGTTTTGCCCAAGAAAAAAAGCAGATCAATGAAGAGGATTATACCAACCAACAAGTTGAAATGGCCGATTCATTTAGAGACGAAGGTAAAATCTATGTCGTTATCGCTATTATTTTAGTAATTCTATCTGTGCTTGTAGGCTACATGATCAAAGTCGACAATAAGGTCAGCAAGCTGGAAAAAGAAATCGACGAGATCGAAGACAAGAAACAATTAGCTTGAAAATACTAACCCAATAATCCACAATGAAAAAGATACATATATTCGGAATCGTGGTCATCGCCATTGCGATATCCTTGATTGTCAGCACACTTGGAAACACTAGTTCATATGTGAATTTTCAAAGAGCAAAGGAAGTTGCAGAAGCAGGAAACAACAAAGAAATGCATGTAGTTGGCCAGCTCAAGAAAAATGCTTCTGGAGAAGTAGTCGGCATTAAAGTTAATCCTGACAAAGTATCTTTTTCTTTCATCATGGTGGACAATGACGGTGAAGAGCAAAAAGTTTATTATAACGAACCTATGCCTACTGATTTTTACAGGACTGAGCAAGTAGTTGTCATAGGAGGATTCAAAGGGGAGACCTTTTTGGCAAACAAAATCCTCATGAAATGTCCTTCAAAATATCAAGAAACAACTGTTTGACAAGAATTAAATAGATAGCCGAAGTGGAAGAAACGTTGCATACAGGGATTGGGGCAGTTGGCCACCTTTCCGTAATCATCGCTTTTGTTACAGCCCTTTTATCTACTTTTTCCTATTATAAAGCTACTGTCGGAAGCTCTTTGGAAAAAAAGAATGAATGGCTGACAAACGCTCGCGTGTTTTTTTACACGCATATAGTATCAGTGATGACAATTGTCGTCGCCCTATTTTCAATAATTTACAATCATTATTTCGAATACCATTACGCTTACAGCCACTCTTCAAGAAATCTTCCTACGCATTACATGATTTCATGTTTCTGGGAAGGTCAAGAAGGCAGCTTTATTCTTTGGCTATTTTGGAATGCTTGGCTTGGATTAGCATTGATCTTCACCAATAAAAAGTGGGAAGCTCCTGTAATGACAGTATTTGGCGCTGTGCAAGCTTTTATAGCATCAATGATTCTCGGAGTGATGATTTTCGACTTAAAGATTGGTAGTTCGCCATTTATACTTTTGAGAGATGCGATGGTCGCTCCAATTTTCGAAACCGACCCTAACTTCGTACCAGAAGACGGAACTGGACTAAACCCTCTTTTGCAAAATATTTGGATGGTGATACACCCTCCGACATTATTCTTAGGTTATGCCGCTGGCTTGATTCCATTTGCATATTGCATTGCTGGCCTGTGGCAAAATAAATTCAAAGAATGGATTCGTCCTGCTTTGCCTTGGATGATTTTTGCCACAGCCATTCTTGGTTTAGGTATAATCATGGGAGCTTACTGGGCTTATGAAACATTGAATTTTGGAGGTTACTGGAACTGGGACCCTGTTGAAAATGCTGTCTATATACCATGGCTAATCATGGTTGGAGCTATTCATACCATGATTGTATTCAAGAAAAGCGAAACGGCACTTAAGACATCAATAATTTTGGTTCTTTCAAGCTTTATCCTGATTTTATATAGTACTTTCCTTACCCGAAGTGGTGTCCTTGGCAACGCCTCAGTGCACTCGTTTACTGACTTGGGACTATCTGGCCAGTTGCTTCTTTACATGATGTTCTTCGTTATAGTATCTGTTGCTCTTTGTATAGTCAAATGGAAAAAGATACCAACTTCAGATTACGAGGTTTCTAATTATTCTAGAGAGTTTTGGATATTCATAGGTGTCACGACTTTATCCCTAATGAGTTTTCAAGTCTTGATTCCTACTTCTATTCCTGTTTGGAATGCCTTCTTAGGCTTTTTTGGAATTGAATCGAACTTAGCAGCACCAGCGGATCAAATTGGATTCTACACAAAATACCAACTATGGTTCTCTATCGCTGTAGCAATTCTATCTGGAACAGGTCAGTTTTTCTATTGGAAAAAAATGACAAAAGATCAGCTGGTTAAGGATTTGGCTATTCCAATTGTTATCAGCCTTTTGATCTCTGCCATCATCATCGTTTCAACAGTGATGAATAATATGAGTTACATTCTTTTGGTGACTGCATCTGTTTACTCTATTGTATCTAACTCAAAAGTTCTATTCTCCATTTTAAAGAACTCATCTATAAAATTATCTGGAGGATCAATTTCTCATATAGGAATCGCTATGATGCTTATCGGAATATTGTTCTCATCTGGTTACTCGGAGGTTATATCACTTAACAATACAGGCATGTTGATCTTCGATGATGCTCCTGACGATACAATGAATAAAGAAAATGTACTTCTTTGGATCAACAAGCCAAGAAAAATGGGCGAATACACGCTAAGATATCGTGGGACATTCGCAGAAATCGAAGGAGCTCCAGGCTATGTGCTTAAGAGCGACTTGGACCTAACTGATGATCCATTCAAAGTTATCGCTAAAAAAGACATTAAGTTCAACAAAAAAACTTACTTCAAAAAAGGCGACACTTTAAGAACGCATCCGGAAAACACATACTATCAAGTTGAGTATGAAGGAGAAGATGGCGAGCAATTCAAACTTTATCCTAGAGCTCAGATCAATCCATCAATGGGATTATTAGCATCTCCTGACATTAAAACTTATGCGACTAAGGATATCTATACACACGTATCAAGTGTAACGGATCCAAACCAAGAAAAAGAATGGTCGGATGAAAAAGAAATCGAAAGCAAGATCAAAGATCGCTTCTTTCTTAATGACTTCGTGACAGTTTTTGATGAAATGGAAAGACTCCAATTCGTCGATGGAGTTCCTCTATCGCAAGAAGATGTGGCAGTCAAAGCAAAATTAAGAATTTTCGATAATGATAGAGTGTACAGAGCCGAGCCTATATTTATCATCAAAGACAGACAAATTGGCAAAGTGCCTGCCTATATCGATGATCTTGGGGTACGCATTACTCTTAATAAAATTAATCCTGAATCAGGCATTATGACATTTGGTCTTAAAACAACAATGAAAGATTATATTGTGATGAAGGCCATGTCAAAACCTTTAATCAATGTGCTATGGATTGGGACATTGGTGCTCATGCTAGGGTTTATAATCGCTATGTACAGAAGGTTTCAAGAATATAATAAACTAGAAAAGTCTTAAACATATAGTAAGCCTCGCAATGTTGCGAGGCTTTTTTATTCTTTCACATTCAACACCTTTTTTTCCTTTGTAGCCATATTATATGTTACGATTTCATGATCATTCGTATTACTGATCCAAATCAAATTATCAGACACAAAAACTAAATCGTTTGGTTCATTAAGTCCTCCAACAACTGTAGATACTTCTTTAGTCTTCAAGTCTAGCTTTTTAATTTTACCATTGTATGTATCAGCAATATACAAATCACCATTATGAGCTTTGATGCTAGTAACATGTTGCAGTAATGCTTGCCTGAACGGTCCGTCCCTATCTCCAAACACGAATAAGCCCATACCTATTAATGTCGTCACCTCTTTCTTATCAAGATCAATCTTGCGTATAGCACTAGCTTCAGTGTCTGCTATATATAAATCATTTCCAATTCCTGCAATACCGCTAGGCTGAGCAAATCCTGCAATCTTTAAAGTTCCATTTTCCAGCTCTTCGGCACCTGAGCCTGCAAAGCGATACATTTCTCCATTTTTCAAATCAAACCTAAGAATTTGATGGTTTCCTGCATTTGCTACATAAATATTATCTCCCTTGTGAAAAAGCCCCCAAGGACTATTTGGCAAAACGTTCACTCCCCAATCGCTATTCCCAAAATAATATCCTAATCTTCCATCTCCAGACACAGTTTTCACCACTTTATTCACCAAATCCACTTCTCTCAATGAATTATCTTTCGTATCCGCCACATAAAGCTTGTTTCCTATCAATGACAAGCCCTGAGGTTCATTGAAAGAAGCAGAATGAAAGCTTCCATCTGTCAATTTTTCTTGCTCTGAGCCGATCTTCTCTTTAATATTCCCTTCTTGGTCAATTAACAATATTCTATTATGCCCGCTATCAGAAATAAAAACATCTCCATCCGCTGACTTGATCATTTTTGACGGAAACCTTAATATAGTCTTAGGCGCTTTCTTAAGATCAAATGCAATGGGCTTAGTATCTATAATGGACTTATCTTCTTTTGCCAACTTCTGAATATATGGCTCCATTACTTTATAAACACCCTCTCCGGAATATTTCCCAACAACCTCTCCTTTAGGATTTATTAACACAACAGTCGGCCATGCATTTACATGATATTCTTTCCAAACTTTAAATCCCGCATCATTAACTACTGGGTGATGAATCCCAAATTTCTCAATAGCGCTTAATATCTTCGCGTTTTCTTTTTCGGTCGAGAACTTGCCTGAATGCACTCCTATAATCACTAATTCATTCGGAAATTTCTTTTCAAGCTTATCCAAATCAGGGATAATATGTTGGCAATTGATACAGCCATAGGTCCAGAAATCCAATAAGACTATTTTCCCTTTAAAATCGCTTAGCTTCCAATTCTTTGAAGTGTTTACCCACCCGGACTCAGTCTGAATACTTGGAGCCAACTTGCCACTATCAACTTGAGCTTCGGCACTTCCTTTTGATTTATCTTGAGTACAAGATGTAAAGAATAATGTCAAAGCACAGCAAATTAAAAACAGGGAAACTTTTCTCATAACCTCTTAATTTAGCGTTATCTCATTCTCCATTAAGTTGTCAAATGCTACAAATGTTTTTCAAGAGCACTAAAAACTACTTGATCTCATAGCAAAACAATATCATCTACATCTGATTAAGACTTTGAGAAGGATATTCAAGACCGTTTATTTTTTTCAAATCTCCTAATTTAGTACATTTGGACTATTCTGTAATATGCTTCATTTACATTAAAATATTAGCCAATAGGCCTTCAGGCCTAAGATCTTTATCTTATGAAAGACAAAGTAGAAGAACTCAAAAAGGAAATATTAGAATATACAGCACATACTCAAGAAGATTTAGAGAATTTCCGCCAAAAATTCATCAGTAGAAAAGGTGTAATCACCGACTTGATGAAAGGCATGAAAGATATCGCTCCTGAAATCCGAAAAGATGTAGGTATACTCTTCAATGATGTCAAAAACACAGCTCAAGAGCGTTTTCAAGAGTTGATTGACAAAATAGACGAGCAGTCAAACGGATCTGAGCAAAATAGCGAAATTGACTTTTCCTTGCCTCCAATTCCTGACACTCTTGGTTCAGAGCACCCTTTGAACACAGTAAAGTCAAGAATCATAGAGATCTTCGAAAGAATTGGTTTCAACTTGTCAGAGGGGCCTGAAGTAGAAGACGATTGGCATAATTTCACAGCGCTTAATTTCCCTCCTAACCACCCGGCTAGAGAAATGCAAGATACTTTCTTCATTGAAAAAGATCCTGACATAGCGCTAAGAACCCATACTTCTTCTGTTCAAGTGAGAATTATGGAAAACCAAAAACCGCCTATCAGAACTCTTTCTCCAGGCAAAGTATACAGAAACGAAGCGATTTCAGCTAGAGCTCACTGTATGTTTCACCAAGTAGAAGGACTTTACATTGATAAGAATGTAAGCTTCGCAGACCTTAAGCAAACGCTATTGCATTTCGTAAGAGAGTTCTTTGGCAAAGACACGAAAATCAGATTAAGACCATCTTATTTTCCATTTACCGAGCCAAGCGCAGAAGTTGACATCAGTTGCAATATATGTGGTGGCAAGGGATGTAATATCTGCAAATACACTGGCTATGTAGAAATAGGCGGATGCGGAATGGTAGACCCTAATGTTCTTAAAAGCGCTGGCATTGATCCTGAAGAGTACACTGGGTTTGCATTTGGTATGGGAATAGAAAGAATGGCGATGCTTAAATACCAAATCAATGACTTAAGACTGTTTACGGAAAACGATATTCGATTCTTAAAACAGTTTTCCGGCATATCCTAAAATACCGTAAACTAAAAATATTTTAAAGAGAGCTACATATTGGCTCTCTTTTTTATTTGATAAATATTTTTTTACTTATATTTTATCACTACAAAGCTCCTTTTTGGCAATTTTTAACTGATTCAATCGTTAATTATAATAAAATATAGGATGAGGACACTTTTATCAATATTTACACTTTTTTTCACACTTCAATCATGCACGATTAATGATGAGGATTTTGTTCCTTATGTTGAAGTAGATGGTGAAATTACATTAACAGATATTAATCACAATTCACTGCATAATAAAGGCTTCACTGAAATCACCCACTTCAACGATGGTAGGCCTGCAGGAGTTCGCGGCATTATTATTTATAAAGTCAATGCAAGCACTTATCGAGCATTTGAAAAAAACTGTTCCTACCTACCTCAAGATCCTACCTCAACAGCCAGTGTTGATGAATCTATATTTAAAATAAAATGCCAAAATGAAAGCTGCTTATCAACTTTTGATATGAGCACTGGTCAACTGTTCACAGGACCTGCTTCAAAAGGATTGTACGCTTATACGACAAGCATTATCAACGGAGGAAGAACGCTTATTATCAGAGGCCAACCTCTTCAATAATATCATGACATTCTTAACACCTCTTTGAGAATGTCATTGTCATTTATTGAACTGCCCAAATCATTCGTCATACCCTCAAACATCAAATGATACTGTTTGACAATTTGGGGAATGTACATTTCCCTCCCTTCGATAAAGTGTTTGCCATGTCTTTCACAATACTCTTTCAAGTAATTATGCTTGTTATCTTTTTCAGGCATATTATGACAAAACACCATTTTGCAACTCTTCAATAAAGTATCCAAGCCTAAAGCTATTTTCAAAAAATCTTTCTCTGAAGACACAGGAGTTGCATCAACCAACAAGTCAAAACCTTCATCAACATCAAAACCATCCACTATCCCAAGCTCAGTTTTTTTTGCCTGAACATTTTCTATATTTCGTCCAGTAATCACAACATCAATACCCAAGTGTTTCAATACATGATAAGCGACTCCAGAAACTCCTCCATTTCCATATACAACAGCTTTCTTAACTCGAATTTCAGATTTATCTATATGCTCTTCCAAAGCAACCTTCAATCCGTAATAATCAGTATTGTATCCCTTTAATTTTCCATTATCGTTAATAACTGTATTTACTGCTTTAGTCTTTTTAGCTAATGGTTCCACCCAATCAAGCTCATTGATTATTTTCGTCTTCAAGCCATTCTTTCCTGTCACCGCACCAGCTTTGCATATAGGCGACCTCAATAAGCCTGCATAAGTTGGCGCGTCTATAAAATCAGGAAAAGTAAAATAAGCTAGATTCAACTTCAACTCATTCAAGGTATTGTTTTTTGCTTCAATTGAAGAAGCGCTTCCCGAAGTTGAAAAAATGAACTTCGTATTCGGGTTTACACTTAATTTATGTTTTATGTTCATGTTATCTATTTTCGAGAATTAAGAACTTGATGTTTCGGAAAAAAGAAAATATGCTTTCAATCACAAGGATTATTACATGTTTTAGTTAATTATCACCATAACACCCGCTTTTTCAGCATTATACTTTACTCTATAAATTTTGAAATGGAATAGACTTATGATATCTTTGCCCTTGATTAATTAGGAAAACATTTGAGAAAAAAGAAGGACATATCGCTTTTCAGTAAAATAGGAGCTCTGAGTTTCTTGTTGATACTGATATTGGGGCAAATTGCCACGGGTATGAGTCTTTCATCTTACGGTTTCCATTTTTCTGAGAATCGTACTTCCTTTGATAGCGAAGCGGAAAATAAAGCCGATCAAGAAGACAATGCCACTGATAAAAAGCTGGTAATATCTCAGGCTTTTTTCTCGGTGCAACCACAACAAAACCTTGAAGCCAACTGGCTTCCCAATCATTTCTTCAACAAATCCATTGAATTGGAATTTGTGCATATTTTTTTCAAGAAGCAATTGCTTCTGCCATTGCAAATAAGCAGAACTTATCTGACAGCGTTGTTAGAGCATCAAATTGCAGCCAATGCCCCTTGATTTGTAATCTTTTCTTCAGCTCGCACCATGCTTTTGACAAGCTCATAAGCGAGCAAAACTATATTTTATTCGGAAATATTATTACTAACCTAAATTTTTATTAACAATGCGTAACAAAGGTGCGATTGTAGCTCTTACAGTCATCATCACTGCGCTTTGCCTGTACTATTTGTCATTCACATGGGTGTCAAACAATGTGCAACAGCAAGCAACAACTTATGCGACTGAGCAAAGCGGCACAGTCAATTTCGCCAAGAAACAGCAGTTCTTGGACTCAGTATGGAACGAACCGGTAATGTTCGGCTTCACTTTGAAAGAAATCAAAGAAACAGAATTAAGTCTTGGTCTTGACCTTCAAGGCGGTATGCACGTGACTTTGGAAGTTTCTCCATCAGCCATCATTGAAGGCTTAAGCGGAAACAACCAAGATCCAAAATTCAAGAAAGCTATCGCAGAAGCGAAAGAAATGCAAAAGAATAGCCAGAAGCCATTCATCGACCTTTTCTATTCTGCTTGGGAAGATGTAGCTCCGGGTGAAAAGCTTAGCTCTATCTTCGCTACTTCTTCTAACAAAGGAAAAGTATCTTTCAACTCTTCTGACGCAGAAGTACTGAAATTCATCAACACTGAAATCGACGATTCGATCGAGAGAGCTTTCAATATCTTGAGAACTCGTATTGATAGATTCGGTACTACTCAACCAAACATTCAAAGACTCCAAGGAACAGGTAGAATTCAAATCGAGCTTCCTGGCGTTGACAACCCTGAGCGTGTTAGAAAACTATTGCAAGGTGTTGCAAAGCTTGAGTTCTGGGAAGTTTATGAGCCTCAAGAGTATTTCCCTTCTCTACAAGCGGTTAATGAAAAGCTTGTAAGCGAATTGGAAATGGAAGCGATCAAAGCTGAAGAAACAGGCAGCGAAACATCTGGCACAGTTACTTCAAATGCCAATGACTTGGCTGCATTGACTGGAGGAGACAGCACTGCTGTAGATACTACTGCAACTGCTACGGAAGCTGATTCAGCGCTAAACGCTCAAGTTTCTCCAATTTTCGCTTTATTGAAATCACCTTACGGACTTGCTTACGATGTTAAGGATACTAGTAAAATCAATAGAATTCTTAACCGTAGCGATATCAAAACGCTTTTGCCTAAAAACCTTAAATTCCTTTGGGAAGTTAAGCCTTCAACTTTGGACAATGGCGATGAAATCCTTAACCTTTACGCTATCAAAGTTGGTAGAAATGGCAAAGCTCCTCTTGGCGGTGATGTAATCACAAGAGCTAATAATGACTTTGACCAAACTGGAGCTCCTGCAGTAAGCATGCAAATGAACGCTGTTGGCGCTAAAAAGTGGAGAAAAATCACTGGAGAAAACATCAACAGAAGAATCGCTATCGTTCTTGATGACTATGTGTACTCCGCGCCAGTTGTAAACGGAGAAATCCCTAACGGTTCTTCTCAAATATCAGGTAACTTCACTATCGAAGAAGCAAAAGACCTTGCCAACATCTTGAAGTCAGGTTCTCTTCCTGCTCCTACTAGAATTGTTGAAGAAGCTATCATAGGCCCAACTTTAGGTAAAGAAGCTCAGCAACAAGGTATCATCTCTGTATTCCTAGGTCTAGGATTGGTAGTTGTATTCATGCTTGCTTACTATGCTAAAGGCGGTCTAGTTGCAAACATCGCTTTGGTATTCAACATCTTCTTTATCTTAGGTATTCTTGCCCAGTTGAACGCTGCACTTACCTTGCCGGGTATCGCGGGTATCGTACTTACCATCGGTATGTCTATTGACGCCAATGTGCTTATCTTTGAGCGTATCAGGGAAGAACTTCGAAATGGCGCAGGGCTTAAGAAAGCAATTGAAGCTGGTTATGACAAAGCATTTAGCTCTATCATTGATGCCAATGTGACTACATTCCTAGTAGGTGCTATTCTTTACACACTTGGACAAGGACCTGTAAAAGGTTTTGCAATCACTTTGATGATTGGTATCGCTTCATCTTTCTTCTCTGCTGTATTCATCACTAGAGTGATCGTAGACGCTATGACTAAGAAAGGCGATGCTAGCAAACTACCTGTTTCTATGCCTTGGTCTAAGAACTTCTTGGTAAATGCAAATATCAACTTCTTGGGTAGAAGAACTAAAGCTTATATCTTCTCTGCAGCTGTGATCATTATTGGTGGCGGATTAGTAGCTTATGAAGGTGGTTTGAATCTAGGCGTTGACTTCACTGGTGGTCGTTCATATGTAGTTAAATTCGACCAAGCTTACCCTGCTTCTGATTTGAAAATTGCTTTGACTAAAGAATTCAGCAAAGGAACGGAAGTTAAAACATTCGGTGCTAACAACGTACTTAAGATAACAACTAGTTACATGATCAACGACGAATCTGATTCTGCTGATGAAGCTGTAAAAGGAAAGTTGATCTTGGGTATCCAAAATGCAACTGGAGAGAAATTCCAAGCTGATGATACAAAGCTAGGCAAAGATCAATTCACAATCATCTCTTCTTCTAAAGTAGGAGCGACAATCGCCGATGATATTAAGAGCACTTCGCTTGAAGCTGGATTCTTCGCATTGATCGCGATCTTCTTGTATATCTTGCTAAGATTCCGCAAATGGCAATATTCTGCTGGAGCTATTGTAGCTTTGGCTCACGATATCTTGTTTGTAATCTCTGCTTTCGCTATCGCAAGACTTGCTGGGTTCGCTTTTGAAGTTGACCAAGTATTCGTTGCCGCGGTATTGACTATTGTTGGTTACTCGATCAATGATACTGTAGTTGTATTTGACAGAATCAGAGAGGAACTTAAAAACTCTAGCGCTACAGCGGACAAAGAAAGCGTATTCAACAAAGCGATCAACAATACAATCTCGCGTACGATCATCACTTCATTCACTACATTTATCGTAGTATTGGTGTTGTTCCTATTCGGAGGTGAAGTATTGAGAGGTTTCTCATTCGCTATGTTGATTGGTATTCTTGTAGGTACTTACTCATCTATTTTCATTGCAACGCCAGTTGTAATTGACTTAGATAAGAGAAATGAAAAAGCCAAGGCATAATTTAGCCAAAGCTTAAAACATACATTAAAGGATAGGCCGTCAGATTGACGGCCTATTTTTTTGACATATTCAGAAAAAATAATCCTTGATTCCAATATTTTTTAGCGATGATTTTTTATTTTCAAATCTTAATTTTATAAAATCGTATAAATTTTGATTAGTATAAATCAGGAAGCATAGCTTCCCATTGCGAAAAGTTTATTGATAATCATGAACTGCCAAATTGGCAATTTATAAAATAAGCTATAAGCAAATCTTTCGTCCTCTACATTCATAATTTAAACTACTGAACTATGGATTACGCCACTCTACAACATCACGTGCAATACGGAGAAGGACAACACACCGAATTCAAGCGAAAAGTCAATCATCCCGAAAAAATCATCAAAGAAATTGTAGCCTTTGCCAATAGCGGAGGAGGTCGATTATTTTTAGGCGTGGATGACAATGGAGACATCCATGGATTAAAATACGCTGACGGTGATATCTTCGAGCTCAACAAGTTCATACAAACCATGATCAAACCCGCTGTAAAGTACAAGCTTGAAAAAGTACATGTAGGCGCAGGCAAAGAAGTCGTGTGCTATGAAATAGAGCAAGGTCATCGAAAACCTTATATCGTCAGAGAAAAGCCTCTCTCAAAGATTGGAACAGCCTATATTCGCTCAGAAGACAAAAGCATACAAGCAAGCAAAGAAGTTCGTGAAATTCTCAGAAGACAAAGACGCGGACTCAACATTCAGTTTCATTTCGGAGAGACAGAAAAGCTCTTAATGGAATACTTGGAAGCTCATGGAAAAATCACGGTCTCTATTTTCAGAAAAATCGCCAAACTTTCAAAATACTTAGCCTCCAAGAAACTCATTCTGCTTACGCTTGCCAACGTCCTTGAAATCATTCCTTCTGACAGGGAGGACGAATTCGTCATGAGAGAAATGTTTGGGTATTAATGTGCACAAGTGTGTTGAATAAACAGAAGTTATTCACATCATAACTGTGGACAAGTTGATATTCAGTGGATAAAGGCCGTTCTTGAAGATTGAAATTTTAAAAATCATGAATACCAAGCCTATTACACAGTAGTTATCCACAAAAATGATGTGGATAAAATTTGCAGTTGTGGATAATTAAAATCAAGCTGCCAGATTACATTCATTTGTGAATTAGCTAAATTGCAGAAGGAATCTTTTTTAATGATATTTAACCAAACTACTTTTTTAAATGGATAAAAAGGGTAAAATATTAGTAACAGGTGGAGCCGGCTACATAGGATCGCACACTGCAGTTGAGTTGATAAATCAAGGA
The Aureibacter tunicatorum DNA segment above includes these coding regions:
- the secDF gene encoding protein translocase subunit SecDF, with product MRNKGAIVALTVIITALCLYYLSFTWVSNNVQQQATTYATEQSGTVNFAKKQQFLDSVWNEPVMFGFTLKEIKETELSLGLDLQGGMHVTLEVSPSAIIEGLSGNNQDPKFKKAIAEAKEMQKNSQKPFIDLFYSAWEDVAPGEKLSSIFATSSNKGKVSFNSSDAEVLKFINTEIDDSIERAFNILRTRIDRFGTTQPNIQRLQGTGRIQIELPGVDNPERVRKLLQGVAKLEFWEVYEPQEYFPSLQAVNEKLVSELEMEAIKAEETGSETSGTVTSNANDLAALTGGDSTAVDTTATATEADSALNAQVSPIFALLKSPYGLAYDVKDTSKINRILNRSDIKTLLPKNLKFLWEVKPSTLDNGDEILNLYAIKVGRNGKAPLGGDVITRANNDFDQTGAPAVSMQMNAVGAKKWRKITGENINRRIAIVLDDYVYSAPVVNGEIPNGSSQISGNFTIEEAKDLANILKSGSLPAPTRIVEEAIIGPTLGKEAQQQGIISVFLGLGLVVVFMLAYYAKGGLVANIALVFNIFFILGILAQLNAALTLPGIAGIVLTIGMSIDANVLIFERIREELRNGAGLKKAIEAGYDKAFSSIIDANVTTFLVGAILYTLGQGPVKGFAITLMIGIASSFFSAVFITRVIVDAMTKKGDASKLPVSMPWSKNFLVNANINFLGRRTKAYIFSAAVIIIGGGLVAYEGGLNLGVDFTGGRSYVVKFDQAYPASDLKIALTKEFSKGTEVKTFGANNVLKITTSYMINDESDSADEAVKGKLILGIQNATGEKFQADDTKLGKDQFTIISSSKVGATIADDIKSTSLEAGFFALIAIFLYILLRFRKWQYSAGAIVALAHDILFVISAFAIARLAGFAFEVDQVFVAAVLTIVGYSINDTVVVFDRIREELKNSSATADKESVFNKAINNTISRTIITSFTTFIVVLVLFLFGGEVLRGFSFAMLIGILVGTYSSIFIATPVVIDLDKRNEKAKA
- a CDS encoding ATP-binding protein — translated: MDYATLQHHVQYGEGQHTEFKRKVNHPEKIIKEIVAFANSGGGRLFLGVDDNGDIHGLKYADGDIFELNKFIQTMIKPAVKYKLEKVHVGAGKEVVCYEIEQGHRKPYIVREKPLSKIGTAYIRSEDKSIQASKEVREILRRQRRGLNIQFHFGETEKLLMEYLEAHGKITVSIFRKIAKLSKYLASKKLILLTLANVLEIIPSDREDEFVMREMFGY